The proteins below come from a single Seriola aureovittata isolate HTS-2021-v1 ecotype China chromosome 23, ASM2101889v1, whole genome shotgun sequence genomic window:
- the LOC130164908 gene encoding uncharacterized protein LOC130164908 produces the protein MQSTLHCFGVGVVLLSLAPPSVSFSRGASHTSCQEMIPGHIRAQPQDPQHSHVTLRTSASSYLPGQLVTVTVRSSRDFMGFLLQARTVDSAGGKARAGVRAGVRGGARAGVRAGHKSTRVGPALVGGSWTVIPPGTHALRCLSEDDTLTHSDKQLKRNLSFVWRAPDAPMGDIRFYITVVQSYFVYWAALRSHRASKKERKETAGPATFVGRLTSKSSETQSYKFVETVTRPVLEMNSSAPLASLGDDHISNQPVDERNSQKTSGTLLNATSGSETDSSATSAGLTEEAGSFVTEDPKTSLLSSSHLLFTTSFLSAETTEMEVTTTLYPNITKQNLPRPFSLLRSLTSFPRLMDVEKERKQMKLPVVPETKDATLKPQTTTTSTPSTNHSFHNTNPPRPITNNPGEPIQDQTSSVKFETPSSSLQPWRSSLTKSQMSLMEVGMDSQSSSPKPFLQVQTSQSKPLLQSHTGTSQMLFSSQAPQPSSFPQSETSLPNHTLQSKPPTPWSFLQSHTTSSLTSPYKSVSDLPKPQTVPKQTSPSHPPLKTTAPLSSHPEALPETTPTQTQGFPQTEQSQSDTPPEASSISPQPWSQSQSPTGAPQAHTFEWKRTKSSVTPRSLNPLLFPPRFDPTVAPDEGQEVTNQSHAKIKTMSLIFAVVPLTTSSPYFSGSTPQSTLLPPSSTSTHILSPSSIIHTSSTTPLYPSRGSTSVSMHSPFRSTLITRSLSSSMKNQPKTAPAASALPSPSPISIPPHFPSVQPSLTHPIPSSNSSNHLSPAPSFDPVPTSTPSSSPFTSSQFVTGSTFSSPSSSTISPTLTLSSSISSPSSSPIPTFTQTSSSSPGSSSSFVSSVTSSFSTSSQSTSPHLEPSPAPLRSLYNPLIPSSSPVPSQKLILGQSSLIQNHIAPSDPEPNVTPSTQRAVVHPNPEPHPNLDPNTKLNLGHDLKPNLPKTDTKPKHPSNPSGTPDKEGKYPDIIPRHSAWELGMLLGCSAGLGMVLVVGVRYIYRQACGKQTEVTLNDREREYGRGERGLIHVQECGDLVRVRRIRENSFVLLAEYDILASPGD, from the exons CCGCCTCTTCGTACCTGCCGGGACAGTTAGTCACAG TTACTGTCCGGAGCTCTCGGGACTTCATGGGTTTCCTGCTCCAGGCTCGTACTGTGGACAGTGCTGGTGGCAAagccagagctggagtcagggcTGGAGTCAGGGGCGGAGCCAGAGCTGGAGTTAGAGCTGGGCACAAGTCTACGAGAGTGGGTCCGGCGCTGGTGGGTGGATCGTGGACCGTCATTCCCCCAGGAACCCACGCCCTGCGCTGCCTTTCAGAGGATGACACCCTCACCCACTCTGATAAACAGCTGAAGAGAAACCTTTCGTTTGTGTGGAGAGCTCCCGATGCTCCGATGGGAGACATACGGTTCTA CATCACGGTGGTGCAGTCCTACTTTGTGTACTGGGCAG CTCTCAGAAGCCATAGGgcatcaaagaaagaaagaaaggagacagCCGGTCCTGCTACATTCGTAGGACGCCTTACATCAAAAAGCAGTGAAACCCAAAGCTACAAATTTGTGGAAACAGTCACTCGTCCAGTCTTGGAGATGAACAGCTCTGCACCTTTGGCGTCCCTTGGAGATGACCACATCAGCAATCAGCCGGTCGATGAAAGGAACAGCCAAAAGACTTCAGGAACTCTTCTAAATGCTACCAGTGGCAGCGAGACTGATAGCAGTGCAACTTCAGCAGGTCTGACTGAAGAAGCAGGAAGCTTCGTTACCGAGGACCCCAAAACCTCTTTGCTCTCGTCCAGCCACCTTCTTTTCACAAcctctttcctctcagctgaGACGACAGAGATGGAAGTTACTACCACACTGTACCCAAACATCACAAAGCAAAATTTACCCCGTCCTTTTTCCCTACTACGCTCCCTTACTTCCTTCCCCCGTCTAATGGATGttgagaaggaaagaaaacagatgaagcTGCCCGTCGTTCCTGAAACAAAAGATGCAACGTTAAAACCTCAAACCACCACCACATCTACACCTTCAACCAATCACAGCTTCCACAATACAAATCCCCCAAGACCCATTACCAACAATCCAGGAGAACCAATACAGGACCAGACTAGTTCAGTAAAGTTCGAGACCCCGAGTAGTTCATTGCAGCCCTGGAGGAGTAGCCTAACCAAGTCCCAAATGAGTCTAATGGAGGTTGGAATGGATAGCCAATCGTCTTCACCCAAGCCTTTTCTCCAGGTTCAAACCTCCCAATCCAAACCCCTTCTCCAGTCTCACACTGGTACAAGTCAGATGTTGTTCTCCTCCCAGGCACCTCAACCCAGTTCCTTTCCCCAGTCCGAAACCTCTTTACCGAACCACACTCTCCAGTCCAAACCTCCTACCCCATGGTCCTTTCTCCAGTCCCACACAACTTCATCCCTTACAAGTCCATACAAGTCTGTGAGTGATTTACCTAAACCACAGACCGTCCCAAAGCAAACCAGTCCATCTCACCCTCCTCTTAAAACAACTGCCCCTCTGAGCAGCCATCCCGAAGCCCTGCCCGAAACTACCCCCACTCAAACTCAGGGCTTTCCCCAGACAGAGCAGTCCCAATCCGACACTCCACCTGAGGCTTCAAGTATCTCTCCCCAACCATGGTCCCAGTCCCAATCCCCAACTGGTGCACCCCAGGCACACACCTTTGAATGGAAGCGAACTAAATCCTCAGTAACGCCTCGATCTTTGAACCCTCTACTTTTCCCTCCAAGGTTTGACCCAACTGTCGCACCGGATGAGGGTCAAGAGGTCACAAATCAGTCTCATGCAAAGATCAAAACCATGAGCCTAATTTTTGCTGTTGTTCCCTTAACCACTTCTTCTCCTTATTTTTCAGGGTCTACCCCCCAATCAACTCTTCTCCCACCATCCTCCACTTCGACTCATATACTGTCTCCCTCTTCAATTATTCATACTAGCTCTACCACTCCTCTTTATCCCTCTAGAGGTTCAACCTCGGTATCAATGCATTCACCTTTCAGGTCAACATTGATCACCCGTTCTTTGTCCTCGTCCATGAAGAACCAACCCAAAACAGCTCCTGCAGCGTCTgctctcccctccccttccccaaTCTCCATACCTCCTCATTTCCCCTCTGTCCAACCTTCCCTTACTCATCCTATACCTTCCTCAAACTCTTCCAACCACCTATCACCAGCTCCCTCATTTGACCCAGTTCCAACATCAACGCCTTCCTCATCTCCCTTTACCTCCTCCCAGTTTGTCACAGGTTCGACCTTTTCCTCACCCTCTTCTTCCACCATCTCCCCAACGCTAACCCTCTCCTCTTCCATTTCCTCCCCTTCTTCCTCACCCATCCCTACTTTTACACAAACATCTTCCAGCTCTCCAGGTTCCTCATCTtcctttgtctcctctgtcaccTCCTCTTTTTCTACATCCTCCCAGTCTACCTCCCCTCACCTTGAACCCTCCCCAGCTCCCCTCCGCTCTCTCTACAACCCCCTCATACCGTCGTCTTCCCCTGTGCCCTCCCAGAAGCTCATCCTAGGTCAGAGTTCGCTAATCCAGAACCACATTGCACCGTCTGATCCTGAGCCCAACGTCACCCCATCAACACAAAGAGCGGTGGTTCACCCAAACCCCGAACCCCATCCAAATCTTGACCCAAACACCAAACTAAATCTTGGCCATGACCTGAAACCAAACCTTCCGAAGACTGATACCAAACCCAAACACCCTTCCAATCCCTCAGGAACTCCAGACAAGGAAGGGAAATATCCAGACATTATCCCCAGACACAGTGCCTGGGAGCTGGGCATGCTGCTGGGCTGCTCAGCTGGCTTGGGCATGGTGCTGGTGGTCGGGGTAAGGTATATTTACCGTCAGGCCTGCGGCAAACAGACAGAGGTGACGCTGAACGACAGGGAGAGAGAATAtggcagaggagaaagagggcTGATCCATGTCCAGGAGTGTGGAGATTTGGTCAGAGTCCGGAGAATCAGAGAGAACAGTTTCGTGCTTCTGGCAGAGTATGATATACTGGCGTCACCTGGAGACTGA